A genomic window from Streptomyces broussonetiae includes:
- a CDS encoding nuclear transport factor 2 family protein, translating to MTAATREVFERYHACWEARDPDRIAELHTPDSVFHLHSGQDPVRGRAAIREAAAGMFSLVPDLAFEFVSLRTGEDFWVVQWKLTGTAVSGATVDVALADFVLVENGAVKEKHSYVDGVAMQAALTPPEAAEARTH from the coding sequence GTGACCGCCGCCACGCGTGAGGTGTTCGAGCGCTACCATGCCTGCTGGGAGGCCCGCGATCCTGACCGGATCGCCGAACTCCACACGCCCGACTCGGTGTTCCATCTCCACTCGGGCCAGGACCCCGTACGGGGCCGGGCTGCCATCCGGGAGGCGGCGGCCGGGATGTTCTCGCTCGTCCCGGACCTGGCCTTCGAGTTCGTCTCACTCCGCACCGGTGAGGACTTCTGGGTGGTCCAGTGGAAGCTGACCGGGACGGCCGTCTCCGGTGCCACGGTCGACGTCGCTCTCGCAGACTTCGTACTGGTCGAGAACGGTGCCGTCAAGGAGAAGCACTCCTACGTGGACGGGGTGGCCATGCAGGCCGCTCTCACACCTCCTGAGGCAGCTGAGGCACGGACTCACTGA
- a CDS encoding TetR/AcrR family transcriptional regulator, with translation MNPRERRTARHQPPTPEAAADPRPRRRKTPITVGQVIDTALGVVATEGYEALTMRRLAGALDTGPASLYAHVVNKADLDELLIGRLCAGLVLPEPDPEVWREQIRDVCSQMRDQYLKYPGISRAALAMAPTDLETLRVSEGMLSILLAGGVSPQAAAWAIDALLLYVAAYCLETSIARQRSVRDDAVWVLDRDELLRRFAALPVETFPHTTRHAAELTAGEGYDRFDFTLSLMIDGLAHRH, from the coding sequence GTGAACCCCAGAGAGCGACGTACGGCGCGCCACCAGCCGCCGACCCCCGAGGCTGCAGCCGACCCCAGGCCGCGGCGCCGCAAGACCCCGATCACCGTGGGACAGGTCATCGACACCGCCCTGGGCGTCGTCGCCACCGAGGGGTACGAGGCACTGACCATGCGCCGCCTGGCCGGCGCCCTGGACACCGGACCCGCCTCGCTCTACGCCCACGTGGTCAACAAGGCCGACCTCGACGAGCTGCTCATCGGGCGGCTGTGTGCCGGGCTGGTGCTGCCCGAGCCCGATCCTGAGGTGTGGCGGGAGCAGATCCGGGACGTGTGCAGCCAGATGCGTGACCAGTACCTGAAGTACCCCGGGATCTCCCGCGCCGCGCTCGCCATGGCCCCCACCGACCTCGAGACGTTGCGCGTCAGCGAAGGAATGCTGTCGATCCTGCTCGCCGGCGGAGTCTCCCCGCAGGCCGCCGCCTGGGCCATCGACGCCCTTTTGCTGTACGTGGCCGCCTACTGCCTCGAGACATCGATCGCGCGTCAGCGGTCCGTCCGTGACGACGCTGTCTGGGTCCTCGACCGCGACGAACTGCTACGTCGGTTCGCCGCCCTGCCGGTCGAGACCTTCCCCCACACCACGCGCCACGCCGCCGAACTCACCGCGGGCGAGGGTTACGACCGGTTCGACTTCACTCTCTCCCTCATGATCGACGGCCTCGCCCACCGCCATTAG
- a CDS encoding FAD-dependent monooxygenase has protein sequence MDVTVVGAGPVGLVLAAELALSGATVQVLERRAKPDEAMKAGAINVPTAEALDRRGLLPAAEQVQREMLERVGSFARMVDKQRPGTGRQGPDTRFTGHFAGMILDADLVDWSDADFAAHAAAAGARMVPQRELEVLLAEHVARLGVPVRRGVEVTTLENTGDGVLIGTTAGPVRTGWLVGCDGGRSTVRRLAGIDFPGTDPELTGHLAVVDIADPEKLANGWAWSTRGAYRSGPQPGRVVTVEFDGTPATLPHARPRSRGGSPVAPVTLEEVQTSLRRVSGTDVTLTALRGTATRWSDNARQAANYRSGRVLLAGDAAHVHSPFGGQGLNLGVGDAMNLGWKLGAVVAGWAPEGLLDTYDAERRPLGAWVLDWTRAQSGVMRGDAKSAALREVVADLLATREGTTHAVKKISGVTQRIDLSGDHPLVGRFVPDLWLTDGSRLVDHGHSGGFLLLDRTADGAFACLAAAWSGRVSCVTDDHASPTGVLVRPDGVVAWATDVADIAGLEAALHQWAGAPSSCPERAPVS, from the coding sequence ATGGACGTCACCGTGGTCGGAGCCGGTCCGGTGGGCCTCGTGCTCGCCGCGGAGCTGGCGCTGTCCGGAGCGACGGTGCAGGTGCTCGAGCGCCGGGCCAAACCGGACGAGGCGATGAAGGCGGGGGCGATCAACGTGCCCACGGCCGAGGCACTCGACCGCCGTGGCCTGCTGCCTGCCGCCGAACAGGTGCAGCGGGAGATGCTCGAGCGGGTGGGATCGTTCGCTCGCATGGTCGACAAGCAACGGCCCGGTACCGGCCGGCAGGGGCCTGATACGCGGTTCACCGGCCACTTCGCGGGGATGATCCTCGACGCCGACCTGGTGGACTGGTCCGATGCCGACTTCGCCGCGCACGCCGCGGCAGCCGGAGCCCGGATGGTGCCGCAGCGCGAGCTGGAGGTGCTACTGGCCGAGCATGTCGCGCGACTCGGCGTACCGGTACGTCGCGGGGTGGAGGTCACCACGCTCGAGAACACCGGCGACGGCGTGCTCATCGGCACCACCGCCGGCCCGGTGCGCACCGGGTGGCTGGTCGGATGCGACGGCGGACGCAGCACCGTGCGCCGCCTCGCGGGCATCGACTTCCCCGGCACCGACCCCGAACTCACCGGACACCTCGCGGTCGTCGACATCGCCGACCCGGAGAAGCTCGCGAACGGATGGGCGTGGTCGACCCGGGGGGCGTACCGCTCCGGGCCACAGCCCGGGCGAGTGGTCACCGTGGAGTTCGACGGCACGCCCGCCACCCTCCCGCACGCGCGGCCCCGCTCGCGCGGGGGGAGCCCCGTGGCGCCGGTGACCCTTGAGGAGGTGCAGACCAGTCTGCGCCGGGTCTCGGGCACCGACGTCACGCTGACCGCGCTGCGCGGCACCGCGACCCGTTGGAGCGACAACGCCCGCCAAGCCGCGAACTACCGGTCGGGGCGGGTACTGCTGGCCGGCGACGCCGCACACGTGCACTCGCCGTTCGGTGGCCAGGGGCTCAATCTAGGGGTCGGCGACGCGATGAACCTCGGTTGGAAGCTCGGTGCCGTGGTGGCCGGCTGGGCACCCGAAGGGCTGCTCGACACCTACGACGCCGAGCGTCGTCCCCTCGGCGCCTGGGTGCTGGACTGGACACGGGCCCAGAGCGGGGTGATGCGCGGGGACGCCAAGTCGGCCGCGCTCCGGGAGGTCGTCGCCGATCTGCTGGCCACTCGGGAGGGCACGACCCACGCGGTCAAGAAGATCTCCGGTGTCACGCAGCGCATCGACCTGTCGGGCGACCACCCGCTGGTCGGACGGTTCGTCCCCGACCTGTGGCTGACGGACGGCTCCCGTCTGGTCGACCACGGCCACAGCGGCGGATTCCTGCTGCTCGACCGCACCGCGGACGGCGCGTTCGCCTGCCTCGCTGCAGCCTGGTCGGGGCGCGTGAGCTGCGTGACCGACGACCACGCGAGCCCGACGGGGGTGTTGGTACGCCCGGACGGGGTGGTCGCCTGGGCCACCGACGTCGCCGACATCGCCGGGCTCGAAGCCGCCCTGCACCAATGGGCCGGTGCACCGTCGTCCTGCCCCGAGCGCGCGCCGGTGAGTTGA
- a CDS encoding GNAT family N-acetyltransferase — protein sequence MDVRVDIVREADPELVDAFGRLLPQLSSTAKPLDHQAVHRMVTCDANTVLVARTSEAIVGTLTLVLLPLPSGLRARVEDVVVDSAARGQGVAGRLTQEALRIAQEAGARTVDLTSRPDRVAANRLYERLGFRVRQSTVYRRPLDG from the coding sequence ATGGACGTCCGTGTAGACATCGTCAGGGAAGCCGACCCGGAACTCGTCGACGCCTTTGGTCGGCTGTTGCCTCAACTGTCCTCGACGGCGAAGCCTCTCGATCACCAAGCGGTCCACCGGATGGTGACGTGCGACGCCAACACGGTGCTCGTCGCCCGGACGTCCGAGGCGATCGTCGGGACGTTGACGCTGGTGTTGTTGCCCTTGCCGTCTGGATTGCGCGCCCGCGTCGAGGACGTGGTCGTCGACAGTGCGGCGCGCGGTCAGGGAGTGGCCGGCCGTCTCACTCAGGAGGCCTTGCGGATTGCTCAGGAGGCGGGCGCCCGGACTGTCGATCTCACCTCCCGGCCGGACCGAGTGGCAGCCAACCGGCTCTACGAGCGTCTCGGCTTCCGAGTCAGGCAGTCGACCGTCTATCGCCGCCCGCTCGACGGGTAG
- a CDS encoding transglycosylase SLT domain-containing protein — protein sequence MTMTTRTARLRTLVVTGLATTGCAAAAITLMPATAQAAEATQAPTAHTVKATAGYSRTTTAQTKTGSGNNLDGWIKQSLQIMKAKGIPGSYEGLKRNIMRESGGNPAAQNNWDVNAQKGTPSKGLLQVIDPTFNAYHVTGTAHSVTDPVANITAAANYAAHRYGSIDNVNSAY from the coding sequence ATGACCATGACCACTCGCACCGCCCGCCTGCGCACCCTCGTCGTCACCGGCCTGGCCACCACCGGCTGCGCCGCCGCCGCCATCACCCTGATGCCGGCCACCGCACAGGCCGCCGAGGCCACGCAGGCACCCACCGCCCACACGGTCAAGGCCACCGCCGGATACAGCCGCACCACCACCGCCCAGACCAAGACCGGCTCCGGCAACAACCTCGACGGCTGGATCAAGCAGTCCCTGCAGATCATGAAGGCCAAGGGCATCCCGGGCAGCTACGAGGGCCTCAAGCGCAACATCATGCGCGAGTCCGGCGGCAACCCCGCCGCCCAGAACAACTGGGACGTCAACGCGCAGAAGGGCACCCCCTCCAAGGGCCTGCTCCAGGTCATCGACCCCACCTTCAACGCCTACCACGTCACCGGCACCGCCCACAGCGTCACCGACCCCGTCGCCAACATCACCGCAGCCGCCAACTACGCCGCCCACCGCTACGGCTCCATCGACAACGTCAACTCCGCCTACTGA
- a CDS encoding FAD-dependent monooxygenase, with protein MDTDVIVVGAGPTGMTLANELLTAGVSTVLVDKLSQRSDLSKAGGVQSRTLEALDQRGLLEPLLATGDHPVTTGHFAGIPLPLHSNRHRLPWRSVPQVVIEGFLERHLAAHGLHARRDHELVDLAQDDDGVTATFANGAALRASYLVAADGAHSTVRSLLRAGFPGQPGTLTIIAADVRLGGVEPSTSHTWNEDGHWAALFPLGTDPQGRQLRRLVLGGPGQSLPRQTPVTENDIRHGLSTVFGTRVQLLELRYARRITNASRQVEQYRHGRVFLAGDAAHVHLPLGAQGMNTGIQDALNLGWKLGAAVHGWAPKNLLDTYHAERHPAGAAVLRNVRAQSLLMDWAGTRDPDVLAAREIFTTMAQLPDVQHHLADLMSGMALRYPMPGTETHPLVGRPAPDLDLGPARVHELLRSGHGILLDPADTFARAAGPWSDRVDRVGQGADTEPMLIRPDGYVCWAGADDVEPALDRWFGEPR; from the coding sequence GTGGACACCGATGTGATCGTTGTCGGCGCCGGCCCGACCGGAATGACGCTGGCCAACGAGCTGTTGACGGCGGGGGTCTCGACCGTGCTGGTCGACAAGCTGTCGCAGCGCAGCGACCTGTCCAAGGCGGGCGGCGTGCAGTCCCGCACACTGGAGGCACTCGACCAGCGAGGGCTGCTGGAGCCTTTGCTGGCCACCGGAGATCACCCCGTCACCACTGGCCACTTCGCCGGTATTCCGCTCCCGCTCCACTCCAACCGGCACCGTCTGCCATGGCGGTCCGTGCCGCAGGTGGTGATCGAGGGATTCCTCGAGCGGCATCTCGCCGCGCACGGCCTCCACGCCCGCAGGGACCACGAACTGGTCGACCTCGCCCAGGACGACGACGGGGTCACCGCGACCTTCGCCAACGGCGCCGCCCTCCGGGCCAGTTACCTCGTCGCCGCCGACGGCGCTCACAGCACCGTACGGTCGCTGCTGCGGGCCGGGTTCCCCGGTCAGCCGGGCACGTTGACGATCATCGCCGCCGACGTGCGGCTGGGCGGCGTCGAGCCCTCCACGTCGCACACCTGGAACGAGGACGGGCACTGGGCGGCGCTGTTCCCGCTCGGCACCGATCCGCAGGGCAGGCAATTGCGCCGCCTGGTGCTCGGTGGACCGGGCCAGTCACTGCCGAGGCAGACCCCGGTCACCGAGAACGACATCCGGCACGGCCTGAGCACCGTGTTCGGAACGCGGGTGCAACTGCTCGAACTGCGCTACGCCCGCCGTATCACCAACGCGTCACGGCAGGTCGAGCAGTACCGGCACGGGCGGGTGTTCCTGGCGGGCGATGCCGCCCATGTCCACCTTCCGCTCGGCGCGCAGGGCATGAACACCGGGATACAGGACGCGCTGAACCTCGGCTGGAAGCTCGGCGCCGCCGTGCACGGCTGGGCACCGAAGAACCTGCTCGACACGTATCACGCGGAACGCCATCCGGCCGGGGCCGCCGTCCTGCGCAACGTCCGGGCACAGAGCCTGCTGATGGACTGGGCCGGCACCCGCGATCCGGACGTGCTGGCCGCCCGGGAGATCTTCACCACCATGGCCCAACTGCCGGACGTCCAGCACCACCTCGCCGACCTGATGTCCGGGATGGCCCTCCGCTACCCGATGCCGGGTACCGAAACCCATCCGCTCGTCGGCCGGCCCGCGCCGGACCTGGACCTCGGCCCGGCCCGGGTGCACGAACTGCTGCGGTCCGGGCACGGCATCCTGCTGGATCCGGCAGACACGTTCGCCAGGGCCGCGGGCCCCTGGTCGGACCGGGTGGACCGGGTCGGCCAGGGCGCCGACACCGAGCCGATGCTCATCCGGCCGGACGGCTACGTGTGTTGGGCCGGCGCGGATGACGTGGAACCGGCGCTCGACCGCTGGTTCGGCGAGCCCCGCTGA